A single window of Pseudanabaenaceae cyanobacterium SKYG29 DNA harbors:
- a CDS encoding efflux RND transporter permease subunit yields MIFSISDLFIRRPILATVCSLIIFLLGLGAAFTLPIGQYPNITPPQVVVSSVYIGASAEVVEATVTNVLEQELNGIQGLRYITSTSTDDGVSTITLTFQPDRDQDLAAVDVQNRVATVTSRLPAPVQQAGVRVRKQTSGFLFAIGLYADKDEQGKPLYDDVFLSNYADLYLVDPIRRVNGVSNVQIFGERRFAIRTWLDPNKMAARGITTQDVIRAIQEQNLQIGVGQIGQQPAPPDLEYQLTVTAKGRLVEPEQFQEIIVRSTPTGELTRIKDIGRVELGAENYATVLRFNGVRAVGLGVSQLANANALEIADQVQSLMARLSKQFPPGIKYKFAYDTTRFIRAGAREVIVSLFLAIVLVVIILFLFLQDWRATLVPSLVIPVALVGTFIFAKLLGFNINTLTLFGLTLASGLVVDDAIVIVEDISRRINEENMNPIEAAIASMNDLVSAVIATSLVLMSVFIPVAFFPGTTGQLYRQFALTIAFSITISTFNAITFTPTLSAQLFRRGQVHTNGFFRWFNNGVDNLRIKYRSALFALSHYKGLVVILFIASLGLTYFVFTRVPTSFLPGEDQSYFITIVRAPEGVSLSYTENILKQVEQIMLAQPEVEGVFAVGGFSFAGTAPNQGIVFTTLKRWEERKRPDQAQNAIIFGRIAPQLAQIKEARVFAFPPPAILGLGNVGGFEFQLQALEGQSFTELESYAQQIVAKAKEFTIDGRPAFAPPGLRVDFSANTPKLFVEVDRDKAITLQVSPQDIYTTLQTFLGSSYVNDIDRFGRGYRVYVQADAPFRSSVDDILKLYVRSRLGVMIPLSSLVRVSQVSAPAIINHYNLFRSIPISGSAAPGISSGQAIKAMETIATQVLPRGYNYEWTGLALEEITSGGQGVLIFGFGLILVFLVLAAQYENYVDPFIIMLAVPLAILGALVAVIGRGFLSILPFIIGQPWLTLIVGPPFQMASDVYTQIGFVMLIGLASKNSILIVEFANQLRQELNLPIVKAAIEAAQLRLRPILMTALSTMIGIFPLVIASGAGAAARQSLGTAVFGGMAVATFLSLFITPVLYIVVKTAVDRSQAGLYKPDPCKEKELP; encoded by the coding sequence ATGATTTTCTCTATTTCTGACCTGTTCATTCGCCGTCCCATTCTTGCTACTGTCTGTTCTTTGATCATCTTCCTATTGGGGCTGGGGGCAGCTTTCACCCTACCGATCGGACAATATCCCAATATCACTCCCCCCCAAGTTGTAGTCAGTTCCGTTTACATTGGGGCAAGTGCAGAAGTGGTAGAGGCAACGGTCACAAATGTCCTGGAGCAGGAGCTTAATGGTATCCAAGGATTGCGTTACATCACCTCTACCAGTACCGACGATGGAGTCAGTACTATCACTCTCACCTTCCAACCCGATCGAGACCAGGATTTAGCCGCGGTGGATGTACAGAATCGGGTAGCAACTGTCACTTCTCGCTTGCCAGCACCTGTACAACAGGCAGGGGTAAGAGTTAGAAAACAGACATCAGGCTTTTTGTTTGCTATCGGTCTTTATGCCGACAAGGATGAACAGGGCAAACCGCTTTATGATGATGTCTTTCTCAGTAACTACGCTGACTTATACCTAGTTGACCCGATTCGCCGTGTAAATGGTGTCAGCAATGTACAGATCTTTGGGGAAAGACGGTTCGCTATTCGGACTTGGTTAGACCCCAACAAAATGGCAGCGCGGGGAATTACTACCCAGGATGTCATTCGTGCGATTCAAGAACAAAATTTACAGATTGGTGTAGGACAAATTGGGCAACAACCAGCTCCACCTGATTTAGAATACCAACTGACAGTAACGGCTAAAGGGCGCTTAGTTGAGCCAGAACAATTCCAAGAAATTATTGTCCGCTCTACCCCTACAGGGGAACTAACCCGCATCAAAGATATTGGTAGGGTGGAGTTGGGGGCGGAAAACTATGCCACTGTATTGCGTTTTAATGGTGTACGGGCTGTTGGTTTGGGGGTATCCCAATTAGCTAATGCTAATGCTTTAGAAATAGCTGACCAGGTGCAGAGTTTGATGGCAAGACTGTCTAAGCAGTTTCCCCCTGGTATCAAGTACAAATTCGCCTACGATACCACTCGGTTTATTAGAGCAGGGGCGCGGGAAGTAATTGTTTCTTTGTTCCTAGCTATTGTTTTAGTGGTCATTATTCTCTTCTTGTTTTTACAAGATTGGCGGGCTACTCTGGTGCCTTCTCTGGTTATTCCTGTAGCTTTGGTGGGGACATTCATTTTTGCCAAACTGCTAGGTTTTAATATCAACACTCTCACTTTATTTGGTCTCACCCTTGCTTCTGGTTTAGTGGTAGATGATGCCATCGTTATTGTAGAAGACATCAGTCGCCGCATCAATGAGGAAAATATGAACCCGATCGAGGCAGCAATTGCTTCTATGAATGACTTAGTTAGTGCGGTAATTGCTACTTCTCTGGTTTTGATGTCAGTGTTTATTCCTGTTGCTTTCTTCCCTGGTACCACGGGACAGTTGTATCGTCAATTTGCTCTCACGATCGCTTTTTCGATCACTATTTCTACTTTTAATGCTATCACTTTTACTCCCACTTTGTCAGCGCAATTATTTCGCCGGGGTCAGGTTCATACCAATGGCTTCTTTCGCTGGTTTAATAATGGAGTAGATAACCTAAGAATCAAATACCGATCGGCTTTATTTGCTCTGTCTCACTACAAGGGGCTAGTTGTCATATTGTTTATCGCCTCCCTGGGTCTAACGTATTTTGTCTTTACCAGAGTACCGACTAGCTTTTTACCAGGGGAAGACCAATCCTACTTTATCACGATCGTGAGGGCACCGGAGGGTGTATCCCTCAGTTACACGGAAAACATCCTCAAACAGGTAGAACAAATAATGCTAGCGCAACCAGAGGTAGAGGGAGTATTTGCGGTTGGTGGTTTTAGTTTTGCTGGTACTGCTCCCAATCAAGGGATTGTTTTTACTACTCTCAAACGCTGGGAAGAAAGGAAGCGCCCTGACCAGGCGCAAAATGCTATTATTTTTGGCAGAATTGCCCCCCAACTAGCCCAAATCAAGGAAGCTAGAGTATTTGCTTTTCCCCCACCAGCTATTTTGGGTTTAGGTAATGTGGGTGGATTTGAGTTCCAGTTACAGGCTTTAGAGGGGCAAAGTTTTACTGAATTAGAGAGCTATGCCCAACAGATTGTAGCTAAGGCTAAAGAATTTACAATTGACGGCAGACCTGCTTTTGCGCCCCCCGGCTTAAGGGTGGATTTCAGTGCCAATACACCTAAATTGTTTGTGGAAGTCGATCGGGATAAAGCCATAACTCTCCAGGTTTCTCCCCAGGATATTTACACTACTTTGCAGACATTTTTAGGTTCTAGCTACGTCAACGATATTGACAGATTTGGGCGCGGTTATCGCGTGTATGTGCAGGCAGATGCCCCTTTCCGATCGAGTGTGGATGACATTCTCAAACTCTACGTCCGTTCTAGGTTAGGGGTAATGATTCCTTTGAGCAGTTTAGTACGGGTTTCTCAGGTTTCTGCCCCTGCTATTATCAATCACTACAACTTATTCCGGTCGATTCCGATTAGCGGCAGTGCTGCCCCTGGCATTAGCTCTGGTCAGGCAATTAAAGCAATGGAAACAATTGCTACCCAAGTTTTACCGCGGGGTTACAACTATGAGTGGACGGGATTAGCCCTAGAAGAAATTACCTCCGGTGGTCAGGGTGTTTTAATTTTTGGCTTTGGTCTAATTCTTGTCTTTCTTGTGTTAGCTGCCCAGTATGAAAATTACGTAGACCCCTTTATCATCATGCTGGCTGTACCTCTGGCAATTTTAGGTGCTCTAGTGGCAGTGATTGGTAGGGGATTCCTGTCTATTTTACCCTTTATTATTGGGCAACCTTGGCTAACTCTAATTGTTGGTCCACCATTTCAAATGGCAAGCGATGTTTACACCCAAATTGGGTTCGTCATGCTGATCGGTTTAGCTAGTAAAAATTCTATTCTGATTGTGGAATTTGCTAACCAACTGCGCCAAGAATTGAATCTCCCAATTGTGAAAGCAGCGATCGAGGCAGCCCAGTTGCGGTTAAGACCAATCTTAATGACGGCTCTTTCCACCATGATTGGCATTTTTCCCCTAGTGATTGCCAGTGGGGCAGGGGCAGCAGCGCGGCAGTCCCTTGGTACAGCGGTATTTGGCGGTATGGCTGTAGCTACTTTCTTGAGTCTGTTTATCACCCCCGTACTGTACATCGTTGTTAAAACAGCAGTTGATCGCAGCCAAGCTGGTCTTTATAAGCCCGATCCCTGTAAGGAGAAAGAATTACCTTGA
- a CDS encoding efflux RND transporter periplasmic adaptor subunit, which produces MKKWAILAAVFLTACASSANRFPSGPVAVETSGLVLGTIEDTSDFIAALNSRQSVALKPRVAGQVTQILVRQGDTVKEGTTLLVIDPSQQLATVESNAAQVQAAQAEVDAKVAALASAEAAYESAKALLSSRQALRSERVAALNLQQRDVQRDRELFKEGVISQRLLEVRLTNLQAAEAALQSLDREIEAQQANVKQAEARVLQATADLNAAKQRLQQFQSNKRREEVQLEFHQVSAPFPGQVGNIPVKVGDFVNTATELLTITQGDQLEVEIAVPVDRASQLKEGLPVKILGEQNQPIGEGNIFFISPTVTPQSQSVLVKAVIDNQQGLLRQNQFVRVRIVWSSRPGVKVPVTAISRQAGKNFVYVLETKVADGKTKTIARQRMVELGKIVQNNQEVLNGLQPQDTVITKGIQFLTDGAEVIVGKDQS; this is translated from the coding sequence ATGAAAAAGTGGGCAATTCTGGCGGCTGTGTTCCTGACTGCCTGTGCTAGTTCCGCCAATCGTTTCCCCAGCGGTCCTGTAGCAGTTGAGACAAGCGGCTTAGTCCTAGGCACGATCGAGGATACCTCTGATTTCATTGCTGCTCTCAATTCCCGGCAATCGGTAGCTCTCAAGCCTAGGGTAGCGGGGCAGGTGACACAAATTTTAGTCAGGCAAGGGGACACGGTCAAAGAAGGGACAACGCTACTAGTAATTGATCCCTCCCAACAACTGGCAACGGTAGAGAGTAATGCTGCCCAAGTTCAAGCTGCCCAAGCGGAAGTGGATGCCAAAGTTGCTGCCCTGGCTTCAGCCGAAGCCGCTTACGAAAGCGCTAAAGCTCTCCTCAGTTCTAGGCAAGCTCTCCGCAGTGAGCGGGTGGCAGCCCTTAATCTGCAACAGCGGGATGTTCAAAGGGACAGAGAGCTATTCAAGGAAGGAGTGATTTCCCAGCGTTTACTAGAGGTGAGACTAACTAATCTTCAAGCAGCAGAGGCTGCTCTCCAGTCCCTCGATCGGGAAATCGAAGCGCAGCAGGCTAACGTTAAGCAGGCGGAAGCGCGGGTTCTCCAGGCAACAGCAGACCTCAATGCGGCTAAGCAGCGTCTACAACAGTTTCAATCTAACAAGCGTCGCGAAGAGGTACAGTTAGAGTTTCACCAGGTCAGTGCTCCTTTCCCAGGACAAGTGGGAAACATTCCCGTCAAGGTGGGAGATTTTGTTAATACTGCAACAGAACTATTGACTATCACCCAGGGTGACCAGCTGGAGGTGGAAATTGCTGTACCAGTCGATCGGGCTTCCCAATTGAAGGAGGGATTGCCAGTCAAAATCCTAGGTGAGCAAAACCAACCGATCGGTGAAGGTAATATATTTTTTATTTCTCCCACTGTCACTCCCCAAAGTCAGTCCGTACTGGTGAAGGCAGTGATTGACAACCAACAGGGCTTGCTCAGACAGAACCAGTTTGTGCGGGTGCGGATAGTGTGGAGCAGTCGCCCAGGGGTAAAAGTACCTGTAACTGCTATCTCTAGACAAGCCGGCAAGAACTTTGTCTATGTGTTGGAAACAAAAGTGGCAGATGGTAAAACGAAAACGATCGCTCGCCAAAGGATGGTAGAGCTGGGCAAAATTGTGCAAAATAACCAAGAAGTTTTGAACGGATTACAACCCCAAGATACTGTCATCACTAAGGGAATTCAATTTTTGACTGACGGTGCCGAAGTCATTGTAGGAAAGGATCAATCATGA
- a CDS encoding tRNA (cytidine(34)-2'-O)-methyltransferase, producing the protein MGIYPFTQPLDKLVVAPLQVVLVYPQIPPNTGNIARTCAGTKTPLHLVEPLGFEISDRWLKRAGLDYWQYVQLYVHPDWQSCRALAQRWVCFSARGETHFQKFSYQPGDWLVFGSETNGLPQEILATNPTVYIPFAEPKVRSYNLSVSVAVGLFEARRQLGL; encoded by the coding sequence ATGGGTATTTATCCGTTTACGCAACCCTTAGACAAATTGGTAGTTGCACCGTTGCAGGTGGTATTAGTCTATCCCCAAATTCCCCCCAACACTGGCAATATCGCCCGCACCTGTGCCGGCACAAAAACACCTTTACATCTGGTAGAACCCCTGGGCTTTGAAATTAGCGACCGCTGGCTAAAGCGAGCAGGGCTGGACTACTGGCAGTATGTGCAACTCTATGTGCATCCCGACTGGCAGAGTTGTCGGGCATTAGCGCAGCGCTGGGTCTGTTTTTCCGCTCGCGGGGAAACCCATTTCCAAAAGTTCTCCTATCAACCAGGAGATTGGCTGGTGTTTGGTAGTGAAACCAATGGCTTGCCCCAGGAAATTCTCGCTACTAATCCTACGGTCTATATACCCTTTGCCGAACCCAAAGTCAGGAGCTATAACCTGTCAGTGAGTGTGGCAGTGGGGTTGTTTGAGGCGCGGCGGCAGTTGGGGCTATAG
- a CDS encoding ABC transporter substrate-binding protein: protein MRQVFHFLALCLTICLAIIACQSPSPEGKAIPIGIAVAQTSNVALLGQEQVIGAKLAESYFNEQGGVNGTPIKLIFQDTGGDEQGASNAFTTLINQDKVVAIVGPTLSQQAFSASPIADRAGVPVIAPSNTAKGIPQIGKFVSRVSAPVTAVAPKAIEAVLQKYPNIKRVAVFYAQDDAFSKSETEVFQQTVQSKNLTLVTVQTFQTKDTDFQTQITNALKFQPDLVIISGLAADGGNLVKQLRELDYKNPIIGGNGLNTANIFSVCKQFCDGIFIAQAYSPELDTPINKTFRLLYEQQKQQIPPQFTAQAFTAVQVIVEALRRVDNPTGLPLDTLRQKLNDTILSHSYDTPLGKISFTAEGEILQNQFYVAQIEMDSSGEKGRFKFIL from the coding sequence ATGCGCCAAGTTTTCCATTTTCTAGCTCTCTGTCTGACAATTTGCTTGGCAATCATTGCCTGCCAGTCTCCCAGCCCGGAGGGGAAAGCTATCCCCATTGGTATTGCTGTCGCCCAAACTAGCAATGTAGCTCTTTTGGGGCAGGAGCAGGTGATTGGTGCTAAGCTGGCCGAAAGTTACTTTAACGAACAAGGGGGGGTCAACGGTACCCCTATTAAATTAATATTTCAGGACACGGGAGGAGATGAACAGGGGGCGAGCAATGCCTTTACTACTCTAATCAACCAGGACAAGGTCGTAGCGATCGTGGGTCCCACTCTTTCCCAGCAAGCCTTTAGTGCTAGCCCCATTGCTGACCGAGCAGGTGTACCTGTAATTGCTCCTTCCAACACAGCCAAGGGCATTCCCCAAATCGGCAAGTTTGTCAGCCGTGTCTCTGCCCCTGTGACAGCAGTTGCGCCTAAAGCGATCGAGGCTGTTTTGCAAAAGTATCCCAATATCAAGCGGGTGGCAGTTTTCTATGCCCAGGATGATGCCTTTAGCAAGTCGGAAACAGAGGTTTTTCAGCAGACGGTGCAGTCTAAAAACTTAACACTAGTGACAGTACAGACCTTTCAAACCAAGGATACAGACTTTCAAACCCAAATCACCAATGCCCTCAAATTCCAACCTGATCTGGTGATCATCTCCGGTTTAGCAGCGGATGGAGGGAATTTAGTCAAGCAACTGCGAGAACTGGACTACAAAAATCCTATCATTGGTGGCAATGGCTTGAATACTGCCAACATCTTTTCTGTGTGTAAACAATTCTGCGACGGCATTTTCATTGCTCAAGCCTACAGCCCCGAACTGGACACTCCCATTAACAAAACCTTTCGGTTATTATATGAACAACAAAAGCAGCAAATTCCACCCCAATTTACCGCCCAAGCCTTTACCGCCGTGCAAGTGATTGTGGAAGCACTGCGCCGAGTCGACAACCCCACTGGTCTACCCCTGGACACGCTGCGGCAAAAACTCAACGACACAATTCTGTCCCACAGTTACGACACACCCCTGGGTAAGATCAGCTTTACCGCCGAAGGGGAAATCCTCCAGAATCAGTTCTACGTTGCCCAAATCGAGATGGACAGTAGCGGGGAAAAGGGCAGATTTAAGTTCATTCTATAG